A stretch of the Rosa rugosa chromosome 5, drRosRugo1.1, whole genome shotgun sequence genome encodes the following:
- the LOC133711298 gene encoding uncharacterized protein LOC133711298, translating into MATTPIQVSASSSSPIIGKVPLFSAPYCAMFDGLVGERVDEKKGAGFSGIVGADDLLIVGPGLGSTWAISCREMAGVVKQLSFDRSIRVVGHEELIKVGIKMDHKFPNVIFCAPPSRTSDYPDDHLFFLVYIKLCNDNSPSVADRGAHVYWLSKGTVEANPNHVLNLIHYEDTASLSVAILKKRLRNRILLGCDNHPLSRKEVIDLVNKSGKFTKVFESFTGTTDPLGKRLNNSKTCAEIGWEPKYPSFSQFLESLNKW; encoded by the exons ATGGCCACCACCCCAATCCAAgtctctgcttcttcttcatcacccaTCATTGGTAAAGTTCCTCTCTTTAGTGCTCCTTATTGCGCAATGTTTGATGGGTTGGTTGGTGAAAGGGTAGATGAAAAGAAAGGTGCAGGCTTTTCCGGGATTGTGGGAGCCGATGACCTGTTGATTGTTGGGCCGGGACTCGGGAGTACTTGGGCGATTAGTTGCAGAGAAATGGCGGGAG TGGTTAAGCAATTGAGTTTTGACAGGAGCATCCGGGTTGTGGGCCATGAGGAGTTGATCAAGGTGGGAATCAAAATGGACCATAAGTTTCCTAATGTCATTTTCTGTGCTCCACCATCTAGAACCTCGGATTATCCCGATGACCATCT gttctttcttgtttacatCAAGCTCTGCAACGACAACAGTCCAAGTGTTGCTG ATAGAGGTGCCCATGTTTATTGGTTATCGAAGGGGACTGTAGAAGCAAATCCAAATCACGTTCTGAATCTCATACATTACGAG GATACAGCTTCCCTATCTGTTGCAATCTTAAAGAAGCGATTACGTAACCGGATTCTCTTGGGTTGTGACAATCATCCATTGTCCAG GAAAGAAGtgattgacttggttaataaaAGTGGGAAATTTACCAAAGTGTTTGAGAGCTTTACAG GAACTACTGATCCATTGGGTAAGCGATTAAACAACTCAAAAACTTGTGCAGAAATAGGGTGGGAACCAAAATACCCCAGTTTCTCTCAATTCCTTGAGTCTCTGAACAAATGGTAA